The genomic stretch GCCGAGATCAAGTTCGTTCAGGCTTTTCTAACCGATTCTCAGGCCCGACCGGTCAACGTCCGGCAACTCTCGGCGAAATTGGATCGAACGTTTTCTCCGAGGACCCGGACGGGTTTGGAAGTTGGTTACGGATGGTTTGATCAAGTCGCAGCCGATCCATTGACGGGAGTCACCCAGCAGGCCACCGATACGCTTCTGACCATACGGCCGAGCCTCTGGTATACTCTCAGCGACGATCTGGTGCTCCAAGCGGCTTATTCGCTTGGCTTAAACCGCGGCGAGAATGCTGGAAACGATTTTAGCTACAACCAATTCTTTGTCGGCGCCACGTACACGTTTTGGCGCGGCGGCTAGCGGCATCTCGTGGGCTGTTTTCGCCGCGATCGGCCTTCGCATTCCTGGGCCCGCCTTTGCCCAGCATGAAGTCATCGGCGCGGGAGACGTCCTCAAAATAGAAGTGTTCGGCGAAGCGGATCTAAGCGGGACTTTTTCCGTCCGAGAGGACGGAAAGGTAAAGATCAATTGGGTGGAGCCGATCGCCGTGGCGGGGAAAAATGTCGAATCGGCCCAGGAGGAGATTCGCCGGTACCTGGATGAGAAATACGTCATCAATCCCAAGGTGAGTGTTTCAATCGCCGAATACAAGAGCCGCACGGTCTCCATGATGGGGGAGGTTACGAAACCCGGACTCTATCGGTTGGAAACGAACAGCACGTTACTGTCCGTCTTGTTGGAGGCCGGAGGACCCACGGGAAGGGCCGCGGATGAAATCGTCGTGCTCCGTCCCAAGGATGCGAGCAGTCAGGACTATGACACCCGATCCGCCAGTCTCCAAAGGCTTCTGTCGAGAGCCTCTCCGGAGGATAATTTGAGCCTTTTGGCGGGAGACATCGTTTATATCAGCAGCGCGGGGGACACCAAAGGGCGTGAATCGGCGGAAACCGTCTACGTTCTGGGGGCGGTCAAGAACAGCGGATCGTTCGCATACCGAAAGGGGTACACGGCGTTGGACGCGGTCATCGACGCCGGGGGGGTCACGAAATACGCCTCGCCCAACGGCACGAAGATTTTCCGGGGCCGAGGAGAAAAGCGAGAAACCATCTCGATTCGATTGGGAGACGTGATGACCAAAGGGGACCGATCGAAAAATGTCGAACTCAAGGCGGGAGATTACGTAATCGTTCCCCAGCGATTTCTATGAACCCGGCCTCTCCAGGCAATCCGTATAAGTCGTACGGATATCCCCCTTACGGAACCCCTCGCGGCGGGGTCTCGCTGGAAATGTTTCTCGAGGTTCTCCGGAAACGATGGCCGCTTCTCATCCTCGGAACGGCGATCATCGGCGGAATCGTTACCTTCAAGACGATCCGCCAACCCTATTTTTATCAGGCCACGGCGCAAGTCGTCTTTTCCGCTCAGGACTGGCAGTCGTCGATTTCCCGCGGAAACGCTCTTCCGCAGTCCAACGTCATGATTCCTCCGTCCGTTTTGATGACGCAGGAATCGATCATTCGCAGCGACGCCGTCATGGAACGGGTAGTGCAGTCGCTTCAAATGGCGGACAAGGACAAAGACCCGGCAAAGTTTGACGCCTCCGTCCGGCGCATCAAGGGAATGGTGTCGATCTCCCGGGAAGGGGATTCCCATATCTTTTTGATTATGGCCACGGCGGGAAAGCCCGAAGAGGCAATGATGGTGGCCAATTCGGTGGCCGAGTCGTACATCAAATTCAATTACGACCGAACGCTCGCGACGTATCGGAAATCGATCAGCTGGCTCAGCGACGAACTGGTCGACCTTGAAAAGAAACTCGAGGACGCTCAGAAAGAGCTGATCTCCTTCATTGAAACCGAAAAGCTGACCAGTTTTGGCGATGAAGGATCGAATCAGGTTCCCGTTTTAACCCGGCAGGCGGAAGAAGAGGACTCCGCTCTTCTGCGGAGGCTTCATTCCGAACGGGTCGATCTCGACCTTCAACTCTCCCAGCTTCTCAAAAGATATCGTCCCGCCCACCCGAAGGTCCGGAAGACGGAGGACGATTTGGCGGCCGTGGTTCAAAAAATCAAAGAGGAAGAAGCGCTCGTGGAACGAAACCGGGGAAAGCGAGCGCAAGAGATTATCGGTTCGAAGCAGAAAGAAATCCGCTATTCGATTCTCACTCGGAAGGTCGACATCAACAAGCAGCTCTACAACACGCTGATCAAGAAGCTCAAGGAAACGGATATCGACAGCGCGGTCGTGAACAACAACATCGACGTATTGGAATACGCAAAAACTCCCGGAGGCCCGGCCGGCCCGAACAAGCAGGGAAGAATTCTTTTCGCTTTCGCGTTCGGGATGATCTTTTCCCTGGGTCTGGCGATGGTTCTCGAATTTCTGGATACCTCGCTTCGAAACACGGAAGAGGTTCAAAGTTATATCCGCCTCCCCGTGCTTGCGGCGATTCCGCGTCTTGATTCAGTCGGTCCGGACAGCGAGGGCCCGCTGCTTTTGGATGCGAACGCCGACTCCCCGCTGCGAGAAGCGTATCGGGTTCTTCGGACCAACGTCCGTTTCTCCGCCTCTTCCGGTCACGGAAAGGTGATTATGGTGACCAGCACCGACAAAGGGGAGGGGAAGTCCACGATCGCGTGCAATGTCGGAATCACGAACGCCGAGGCGGGAAAACGCACGCTGTTGATCGATACGGATTTCCGCGTTCATTCACTGTCGCACATCACGAACGTGAACAACGATCGAGGGCTCACGCAATTTCTCACCGAAGGAGGCAATCTTTCGGATTTCATCGTGGAAAGTAAATTACCCAATCTTTGGGTGGTGCCGAGCGGGCCGATTCCACCGAAGCCCGCGCTTCTACTGGAGTCGGAGAGGATGAAGTTGTTGATCCAAGAAGCCGCCGGTCAATATGATCAGGTGATTTTGGACGCAGCTCCCGTGAGTCTTGTGATCGATCCCGTCCTGGTGGCGCATCTTGTGGAAGGAGTTATTCTGGTCATTGAGGCCGGCCGGGTCAGCCGCACCCGGATCATCAAGGCGATTCAGCAATTGGAGACCGTGAAGGCCAACCTCTTCGGCGTTGTCTTGAACAAAGAAGATCTTCGGAAGAAAGCGTACTACGCCTACCGCGGATACTACGGATACGCGACGCAACAGGCTTGAATGTTGGCCTTCCGCAAGGTGTATTCGTCCGCCTCTGAATTTCAAGCCGATTTCGAAACCAATTTGAAAAACGGCGGCCTCCTCGTCGAATCCGAGGAAACGATCGAGACTCGTAAGCCGGCTAAGATTACACTAACGGTGGGGACACAAACCGTGGGCGAGTTGGAAGGGGAAACCGTCTACGCCGCTCCCATGGAGAAGGGATTTCGCGTCGGGCTCGAACTCAAAGGCGACTGGCTTAATCTTCTGGCCGCTATCAAGGAAAAGCTCGTCGCGCCGCCGAGCGACGAAAAGAATGAACGCGATGAGCGATGGGGAAAGGACAGCGAGAGTCTTTTTCACGCGATTGAGAAGATGACCACTCCGGAAAAGATTCAGCTCGCGATCAAGGGGGGGAGGGCGGAGCGCCGGATTCTCCTCAAAGACACGCATTACATGGTTCATTCGTACGTGCTGAAGAATCCCCGGCTCACCACGGACGAAGTCGCTCAGATTTCCAGAATGTCCAATATTACGGGGGAAATGATTCTGGCGATCACGAATAACGGCGACTGGATGCAAAACAGCACGATCCGCCTGGCGATCGTTAAAAATCCCAAAACGCCGGCCAATATCGTCCAAAAGCACATCGGGCAATTGCGGGACAGCGATCTCATGCAGATGGCAAAGAGCGAACATGTGAGAGACAACGTTTCGAAGGCCGCAAGAAGAGTTCTCGCCGGCCGCGGTAAAGTCGTTCGGTAAATGAACTGCCAGGATCCGAAAATTCTCGACCGCCTGGAACGGCTTCTCGTTTCCTACATATACAAGGAGTACTTGGGACAAACCTGGCGCGGCGAGAACATTCCCAAGCATCTGTTTCGTTCGTTCGCTGCGAGTGCTCGCCGGCTTTCCGATTCGTTTACTGAAAAGCGCAAAGATTTTCGAGGGCACTACCTTCGGACAAAGGAAAGCCGCTCCGGCTATCTTCTCTATTTTCATCTTGCCAGCATGGTGCGGACGATCGCCGTGCTGGAGGAAATTCGCCGACGAGGCGCCTGGCCTGCGGGACCGCTTCGGATCCTCGACGTTGGGGCCGGCTCCGCACCCTCTCTATGGGCGGCGGCGTTCGCGGCAAGTTGCTGGGGCAACGAGATCGAAAGCGTTACAGCCATCGATTATGAGCGGCGAATTCTCAGCGACGCGAATAAGCTCTGGAGAGCTTTGTCCGATGATACAAAGTGGAAACTGCCGCCGCTTCGGACCCAGGTCGTCGATGTACGGCGGAGGACAGATTCAAGCCGAGATACGTCATCCACTCATTTAGTCTTTTGCTCCAATGTCCTCAACGAGGTTGCCGGAGAGGCCACAGGCCTGGGTGTTTTGTTCAGGAATAGGCTGGATCCGGATGGTCTGATGGTGGTCGTGGAGCCGGCGTTACGGACGACCTCGCGAGCACTTCAGGCTTTTCGTGATCGATTTGTGGAAAGGACCGAATGCTCCATTCCTTTTCCATGTGGCCATGAAAAGCCTTGCCCGCTCAACTTGGAACCGAAGGATTGGTGTCACTTCGAAACGTCCTGGTCGCCGCCGCCGGTCCGAAGGCGGCTGGAGAAATCCTTGGGCCACCAGACGGGATCGCTCAAGTATTCCTATCTTGTCCTCCGGCAGCCGGCCGCGCACCCATTTCAGAACGGATACCGTGTGCTGAGCGACCCATTGTCCACGCCGCAGGGTAATCGTCTCCTTTTGTGCACGCCCGGGGGAAAAGTCGCGCTCGGTTTTGGAAAGCTCCTTCCGACGTTTCGGCGGGGCGATCTTTTGGCGACCGAGACGCCGTTGCCCGAGAGCCTGTTTCAACAGAGGAAAGTTCGATACGCATACGAATTCACCCTCCCCGCAGGTTCCCACGTAGACCGGATTTGATGGCGATGAGTTCCGCGACAAAACGTGCCCAATGAGCTGTTTTCAGCCGGCGCAGAAATCACATTTCGAAGAAAAGGCCGCTGAAACGAGCGGGAGGAACTTTTCAAACGCTGGCATAGAAAGTGCTCTCAAATAGATTCAGAGGGAGGAGAAAGTCATTACCGAGGGAAAGATGGAAGAGAGCGAAACGTTAGCCCGATATCTGGGGAATGAAGACGTCCCAACAAAAAAAATCGAGTCGGCAAAACAATTTGCCTACCGAAGATACGGAAAGCGCATGGGGAAACACCTCATCAACGCTCTCCAGCGCTTGGAACGAAAGAAACTCGAAGCAAAGAAGTAACTGCAACGGCCGCCTCGCATTGTATTCATCAAAGTGCCGTCTGACGCTACCATGTCTCACGTGAGGAACTATGGCCCAGGTAAGCCCCCTTTGAACCGTCACTTTAATCAATAATATCTAGAGTTTGACTAACTCCGGCATGGCACAAATGTTGTGTTGGATCACGTGGGGTCTGGGCTTTCGACTGAAGTGATATCGAGACACAAAATAAACGCAGTGCTTTTTAGCTCTGTTCTGGTTGCGATTTCGATCTTGTTAGCACCAAGGTTGTCCGCGGCTCAAGGGCAAAGGAACGATCCATCATCGAAGGCGTTTATCGAATGGATCCGATTCCTCGACATTACGGAGAGACTGGGAGCCAAAGAAACCGACATCACCGAGGAAGAAAAAGCGTTCGTCCGCGAGAGGCGCGAGTCATTTCAAAAAGCGTTTCAGGCAATTCAGGCCGCTGCGGAGAAAGGCGAGCCTTCCGGACTGTTGCCAAACGAAGAAGCTCTCTCCGAGGCCGTGTTGGTTCAAGGGATCATGAGCCAACGGAACGAGTTCCTCCGAACGATGCAGATGACGTCGGTTAGATCGGCTGTGGAAGAGGGACAGAAGCTGGCATGGCCGGAGTTTCGCGACTTGGCGGAAGCTTCCGTGGGTCTGGGACGTGAAGGAGTCGCTATGGCGAACGGAGTCAAGTTGGCCGTGGAGGGAAATGTCATGGTGGTTCTTACAGCTGCGCACGTGGCCGCAGCTTTCTTCCCACAAACGAGCGGCCGTGAAGGGAAGCTACTGGTCATCGGGGATCGCTACCAGGAAGAAAGTGAAGGAGGCCGTTTCCAAAGGGTCATACATCGAGACGTGCCAGCACGTGTTCGGTTCCTGGACGCGGTGTGTGATGTCGCTTTCCTCGAGATTGAGCTGCCAGAAAGGAGTTTATTGGCACAGCCCCCGCGGCTTTCGATTTCCCTCGATCCTCTTCGAGTCGGCCAACGAGTGGTCGCCCTCCCGTTCATTGAAACTCGGCTGAACGGAAATGTGGCAAGAATGGAGAACTCACCCCATTGGTTTCTCGTAGACCGTATCGAACGAAAGGACACGATTTCGGATATGTCGAAGTTTCTCGCAAGACCTGGTGTTAGTGGCACAGCAGTTTTCAGCTATAGCGTGGACAAAGGTTGGCGGTTAGCTGGCGTGACTCGGAGCGCATCCACACCTGACCCAGGCAAAAAAGATGCTTCCGTGAGGGACCCGTACTTCGATATCGGTCAGCTGGAGAAGGATTTTGTTGCAATGAGAGACCTTCAGGAAACCGGGATCATCTCGTTGCAGAAACTCCTGAGTTGGGCCGATGTTCAAAGTAGTGAGGAGGTCGATGAAGCGCTCCGGCACGGGCGCCTAGCCGAGAAGAAAGATTATGTTGAGCGATGGGGATCATTTTTGAGCCAGGAAATGCATCGCATAGACGAAACTCTCCAAACGCCGAAACCGGACCTGAACCAGGTCACAGGAGATCTAGTGATGGCGCTGGGTCTTTTAAACTGGTCGGGTGCTTTGCCGGGGGATTACAAAGAGGAGCTTTTCTCCCAACTCTTGAGTGGGACGTACCCCGATTCGGCAACCAAAAAATATCCCGCACTCTTTGCTCACTTAGCGATTCAGGGGCTCTCCCAGTTACCAGATCGGAAATTCATCGAGAAGATTGAGGCAAGGTCAGGTTTAAAATGGGTCTTACCGGTGGTCGAGCGTGAGCAAGATTTTCTCCGCGGCCGCAAACCGGGTTTCGGTTACAAGATCTATCGGACGAGTGACGGACGACTTCAGTTATCGATTGAAGAGCCTGAATTGCTCGAACAGGTGATGGCGCGAATGGAAAAAACTCCACTCCCGAACGATAGGATAAGTGATCCCGAATACGCCCGATCCGTTATCAGAAATTATTATGCTAACAGCAAAGAATACAAAGACGTGATGGCGCTTCTAAACGCTCTAATTCTACGAAATAAATTTTCACGGTCTCCAGCGCTACTTCAACCTCTCGTCGGATCTTTGTCGGCCATTTTGTTTGAAGATGTGCCATCGGAATTCAAGGCCGCGATCGCATCCGATCCCAAAGCGCACGAGACATTCGAATGGGTGAAAGAAAGCGCGGCCAATCTATTGCTTCAAATTGCGGTTTGGACGGAGTTCGACGGCATCGACGAAACGATTCGCAGGATCACGCGGATGGTCGAGCTAGGAGAATTAGGCGAAGCGCAAAAGGAAGCGTTGTCGCGCATTGCGAAAATTCGAGCCGAGCGCGGCGTCGTTGTTTCGGCAAATGCAGCCCGAGCTGAACGACCACCTTCATCAACGGATCCACCCAAAAGGAGCCGCCGACGCAGCAAGCCCGTGGCCCCTAAAACCAAACCCCCGTTCTTGACGGAATTTGTGATTTATACGGAGAAGGGAAGCGAGGTGATGTTGTTGGAACGGGAGGATCGTGCGGACTGGTACAGACGATGGAAAAACGACGGCCTTATTTCCGGTTTTTCAGTCGTGGAATTCGACGCTTCCACACGGAACCTCGAAGAATTGGGGAAGCTCTTGAAGTCGAAAATGTCAACGGAAGGCATATTGTTTGTCAACACGCATGGCGCTGAGGATTTGTTGGGCGATTTTTATAGCGACGCGTTCTTTTTGCAGCTTCGGCCACAGGCTCCTCGTGCAGGCCTGACCGTATACGACAGCAGCTGTATGAGTGCGGTGCGCTCCAGCTTCTGGCAAAGCGCTGTGGGTCCCGACGGATACGTGGTCACGTTGATACGTCGTGGCGAGTCGAACACCCCGCTCAATGATGTGGACATTTTGGCTGCGCTTGTCGAGAGACGCGTACAGCCCGGTCAGACCGTCATGACTCCGGGCGGTCAGGAATTTGTTTTTCTGTGGGGCGGCGCCGATCTGTCTCAAATCGAAGACAGAGAGAGAATCCTCCGATATCAATTTGTGGAGCACAAGCTCGCGGGCCAGCGCGCGTTGGAGGCAGATCCCCGCGAACTTCTGGGTAAAAAGGCGGTCGCACACATGGAGGGGGGTGGCACGGTGGTCGGAGCGATTACCAACGTGCGTCTGGACGACCAATTCCACGTTACGCATATCCAACTCTCTCGACCCCGGAAAAAGCCGGTCTTTGGAAAGGACGATTTCTTCAGCCGTTGGCTGCGCATCCGTTCTCTGGACAAGCTTCGAACTAACCTCCTACCGGCTGTGGGAGGGCGCCTTGCCCCATCGGGTCCGGTGATCTCAGAAGAATTCTCGGAGTTCGTCCAAGAAGAAATTTATAAAGCCTTTGAGGAGCACGCCCTCGAATATGAAAATCGCGTTCCCGGTTCGAGTCGCGGATTCAGTGACGACGAGAGAGCCAATATTGTGATCAAAGTGACGCCGGGGAAAGGATTTTTCCTCTCCCATGTTAAGGGATACGAGGGATCGTTCGGAGTAGAGTTTCCTCGAATCGATCTTCCTAATTCTGTGGAAACTAAAGATTTTGTCTCCATCTTGACGCGCGACTTGTTCGAGAAAGGCCACGTCTTTGAGGCCGGTTCGTGCTGCTATGAAATTTCGAGTTCGAAAGAACTTGAACCGGAAGACCGCACGCTGGTTATTGTGGTCGATCATTTCAAGAAGACTCTGTCGCTCGTAGAGGGCCGCTACGCCTGGCACCTTACGAATCATACGGACATTGACGTAGAGTCGCGCACGCTTCGTGGCCCGAACCTCCCTCCGCTGCCGCCTGAAGTATTGATTAAGTTTTACGATCGGACGGAAGGTCTTGATGTTCTCTATTTACGGGAAGTTCCGGTGTCGGAGCAATCTCAAAGGACGTTTGTCCTACGTGGACCCGCCGAGCGTGCGCTTCGAGAGTTCGTTCAATCTCATACCCCGGGCGGCGACAAGCCACGTAAACCTCGTTCCGGACTCCCCTCCGTCGCAATCGCGGAAGCCGTTATCGGCGACCTTGTGGCACCAAACGGGCCGGAGGTGGAGGCGTTTCGCAAAAAGGCGATCGAGGAGGGACGTCGCAGAGGAGTGCCGGTGCGCGTGGAAGTAGTTCGGCCGGGAACAAAAGGGTTGATGGGATATGAGCGGGCTGCAGTACCCGTGAGCCCACGGCGGGATGGGAAGTTAGAAGTGGTGGTGTTGTTGGTGGCTCGGGGCCCTAACGGGGAGGTCGAGCGAAGCGCGATGGCGGAAGAATGGCCGAAGTTTTTGAAAGCGGTCCGAAAGCCCACTCAATCTCGGAAAGACACGAGAGGTTGGGAGGAAACGGTCACGCAGATGGCGAAGGTCGTTCTTGACCCTAAGACCGATCTCAAAAAGTTAAAGGAAGTGGAGCGGAATAACGTTCAAGAAATCGCGGGGCTGAAGGAAGCGATCGCGAGTCTCAGGGAGAACGTTGCTCCGGATTCGGACGTGTTTCGAGCTTACGAGCAAGAATTGAAGACTCGAGAAGCGTTGGGAAAGACGATCGAGCAGGTGCGTCAGGCGAAAATGGGGGCGATCGTGGGGCTGAAGCCGAAACCGATGCAACGGGCGCAAATTCCCGTTGGAGAACGTATGGCCAACAATGTCGTAGGCGGGGTAGGGGTGATGGGGGGAAAGCTCCTCTACAACCTGGATAAAGCGATGACGGAGGGAGACGGGCATGCGTTGGAGAAGGTACTGGAAGCCATTAGTCCCCAAGCGCAAATGGAACTCTTGGAATTCTCGGTCAACGCGGAAGCGGCGGGATTTGTGCATGATGTTTTGGGAGAGCTCGCAACGACGGCGACCTATCGAGGATCTCAATGGGCAGTGGACGCAGGGGCCAACAGACTACTTACAGGTTTGATCAAAAACCTACCGGTGCCGGTGTTTAACCCGGTGGTGCGAGAGGCGTTAACGTTATGGGTGGGGACGATGCTTCCGCAGATGTATCGGGGCCTGCCGATCCAAGGGACTCGGGCGACGGCAGGGGTTGGGACTTTCTTGTTGGCCAGCAGCGGCTCGCATTTGATCCGGGCGGCATTGGCAGCAACCTTCCAAACGATGACGGGAGTGGAAGCAGCGACGTTTATGCAGAATCCATTGGCCCTGGCTGTCGGGTTTTATATCACGTTGAAATTGGAAGAGATCATTCGGGCGAAAGCGATGCCGTGGGTGGATTGGGTGGTGGCGGCGAAAGGTATACCGCATTTGTACGAAGGACTCTCCCAGGCGCGAGATCGCTTTTCGGAACAGTTTTTAGGCCTAAATCAACCGTGGGTTTATGACCTCACGCGGGGAGGCGCCATTTCCAACGTGCACGAAAAATACGCGGACTATCGAACACTGCTGACGGAGCCGATGTGGGAGGAACATCATAAGTTTGTGGCGCCAATCAAGCGGAACATTGAACGATTTTTCGCAGGTTTGGCCACGATTGAAAATTGGTCGCGTGGGATACGAGCCACACCGATGGTGGGATACTACATGGCGAAGGAAATCCAGGATCTGACCTGGGCGTATACGCACGCCAAAGAGCGCCTGGAAAAGGAAGTGGGCAAAGAATTGTCAGAGTACGAAGTATATGCGGAAGAAGATTCCGAGGGACATTATCGGTACCGGACCTGGGTGCGGCAATGGATCGACAAGGAGCATCAACGGATGATTCGGGCCGACGAGGAGTATTTGGCGCGAAGTTTTCACTCGCATACGGACAAGATCACGGAATTGGCTCAGCAGCAGATGGGAAGCTTGGAGTTGCAGCGCAAGGCGATGGAAGCCCGGCAGAGTGGAACATACGAGAAATTCCAGAAGGACCATTCAAGCCATTGGGTGCCCAGAAACATTACAGACAACGTGTACGCGGAAATGCTCTGGCTGCAGGAGATGCAGAAGAAGGAAGCCGAAGCCGCGCAAGGTAAAGAGATCAAGGATAAGGCCAAGGGGCCGAAAAACGTGCCGGAAGCCATCGGCAATTCGCTTCGTTACTTAGGCCGAGAGTTGGCGGGCCATATCAAAGTCTTGGATCAATACAATCGGCCGAAGGATTTATATCCTGAGATCGCAATCGAACAGGCGGGATACGGGATGATATGCCCATTGGGAGAGATGGGACGATGTTTGCTTTTGCCTCAGGCGCTAAAACAAACCCTCCCTCTCCGGATGCAACACCTTACGCCTCAAGTGGAGGAGCTGGTGAAACGAGCGACGGGAAAGTTGATTTACTATGATCCGGCATCCTTCCGTCGACGCGTTCAACAGGCGAACCAAAAGCATCGACAAGATCTCATCATAGAGGCTGAAGCTCTCCAACGACGGCCGATCGTCTATTGAGAGCGATTTTCTTGCTTAGTCGCCGAACTTAATCCCTTGCGCGAGCATCAGCTCGTTGCTCCAGTTGATCGTGTTGGTTTGGCGTCGCATGTAAACCTTCCACGAATCGGAGCCGCTTTCACGCCCGCCGCCGGTTTCTTTCTCGCCGCCGAACGCGCCTCCGATTTCCGCGCCGCTGGTGCCGATGTTCACATTGGCGATCCCGCAATCGCTGCCGACGGCGCTCAAAAAGCGCTCGGATTCAAGGACGTTTGTCGTGAAGATCGCGCTCGAAAGTCCTTGGGGAACGCCATTGTGATACTCAATCGCTTCGTCCATCGTCTTGTAGCGAATAAGATAAAGAATCGGTGCGAACGTTTCTTCCTGCACGATCTTGTACTCGTTCTTCGCCTCGGCCAGGCAGGGGGAGACGTAACAGTTCCCCGGGTGCTTTGGCCCGGAAAGTTTTTCGCCGCCCCACAAGACTTTTCCTCCCTCCTCTTTGAGCCGGGCAATCGCTTTCATCATGTCCTCGACGGCACCGGCTTCGATCAGCGGGCCCATCAAGGTTTCCGTATCCAACGGGTCGCCGATTTTGACCTGCTGGTATCCAGACACGAGACGGCGACCGAGCTCCGAGTAAACTTTCTCGTGGCAGATGATTCGTCGCGTGGACGTGCATCGCTGACCCGCCGTACCGACGGCGCCGAACAGAATTGCTCGGGAAGCGATATTCAAATCGGCCGAATCGGCAACGACGATAGCATTATTGCCTCCCAGCTCCAGAATCGTTCGTCCCAGTCGTTCGCCCACGATTCGGCCGACGCGGTATCCGACCGAACAGGAACCGGTGGCACTGATCAACGGAATTCGCCGATCCTGGAGAATCTTGTCGCCGATTTCGCTGCCTCGGCCGATGACGAGACTTGAAAGCGCCGGATCGTAGCCGTTGCGTTCGAACACGCGTGCGGCAATCTTTGTGCAGGCGATGGCTGTAAGGGGAGTTTGGCTGGACGGTTTCCAAAGAACGGCGTCACCGCAGACCCAGGCAAGTGCGGCGTTCCACGACCAGACGGCGGAAGGAAAATTAAAGGCGGTGATGACCCCCACGACCCCCAACGGATGCCACTGCTCGAACATCCGGTGTTGCGGGCGCTCCGACTGCATCGTGTTGCCGTACAGCTGGCGCGAGAGGCCGACGGCGAAGTCGCAAATATCGATCATCTCCTGGACTTCACCTTCTCCCTCGGTGCGGATTTTCCCGTTTTCGAGTGTGACGAGCGTTCCGAGCGCTTTCTTGTTCCTACGTAATTCATCGCCGATCTGGCGGACGACCTCGCCGCGCTTGGGCGCCGGCACGGACCGCCATTTCAGGTGAGCCTGGTGGGCTCGTGTGACGACCTGTTCGTAATCTTCCGCGTTGCATTGGCGAACATTGCCGATCTCCGTGCCGTTGATGGGTGTAAAGGACTTGAGAACGTCGCCATGGCCGAACCAATGACCGTGGAAACCGCCCATGTTTTCGCGTTGAAGT from Bdellovibrionota bacterium encodes the following:
- a CDS encoding serine protease produces the protein MLAPRLSAAQGQRNDPSSKAFIEWIRFLDITERLGAKETDITEEEKAFVRERRESFQKAFQAIQAAAEKGEPSGLLPNEEALSEAVLVQGIMSQRNEFLRTMQMTSVRSAVEEGQKLAWPEFRDLAEASVGLGREGVAMANGVKLAVEGNVMVVLTAAHVAAAFFPQTSGREGKLLVIGDRYQEESEGGRFQRVIHRDVPARVRFLDAVCDVAFLEIELPERSLLAQPPRLSISLDPLRVGQRVVALPFIETRLNGNVARMENSPHWFLVDRIERKDTISDMSKFLARPGVSGTAVFSYSVDKGWRLAGVTRSASTPDPGKKDASVRDPYFDIGQLEKDFVAMRDLQETGIISLQKLLSWADVQSSEEVDEALRHGRLAEKKDYVERWGSFLSQEMHRIDETLQTPKPDLNQVTGDLVMALGLLNWSGALPGDYKEELFSQLLSGTYPDSATKKYPALFAHLAIQGLSQLPDRKFIEKIEARSGLKWVLPVVEREQDFLRGRKPGFGYKIYRTSDGRLQLSIEEPELLEQVMARMEKTPLPNDRISDPEYARSVIRNYYANSKEYKDVMALLNALILRNKFSRSPALLQPLVGSLSAILFEDVPSEFKAAIASDPKAHETFEWVKESAANLLLQIAVWTEFDGIDETIRRITRMVELGELGEAQKEALSRIAKIRAERGVVVSANAARAERPPSSTDPPKRSRRRSKPVAPKTKPPFLTEFVIYTEKGSEVMLLEREDRADWYRRWKNDGLISGFSVVEFDASTRNLEELGKLLKSKMSTEGILFVNTHGAEDLLGDFYSDAFFLQLRPQAPRAGLTVYDSSCMSAVRSSFWQSAVGPDGYVVTLIRRGESNTPLNDVDILAALVERRVQPGQTVMTPGGQEFVFLWGGADLSQIEDRERILRYQFVEHKLAGQRALEADPRELLGKKAVAHMEGGGTVVGAITNVRLDDQFHVTHIQLSRPRKKPVFGKDDFFSRWLRIRSLDKLRTNLLPAVGGRLAPSGPVISEEFSEFVQEEIYKAFEEHALEYENRVPGSSRGFSDDERANIVIKVTPGKGFFLSHVKGYEGSFGVEFPRIDLPNSVETKDFVSILTRDLFEKGHVFEAGSCCYEISSSKELEPEDRTLVIVVDHFKKTLSLVEGRYAWHLTNHTDIDVESRTLRGPNLPPLPPEVLIKFYDRTEGLDVLYLREVPVSEQSQRTFVLRGPAERALREFVQSHTPGGDKPRKPRSGLPSVAIAEAVIGDLVAPNGPEVEAFRKKAIEEGRRRGVPVRVEVVRPGTKGLMGYERAAVPVSPRRDGKLEVVVLLVARGPNGEVERSAMAEEWPKFLKAVRKPTQSRKDTRGWEETVTQMAKVVLDPKTDLKKLKEVERNNVQEIAGLKEAIASLRENVAPDSDVFRAYEQELKTREALGKTIEQVRQAKMGAIVGLKPKPMQRAQIPVGERMANNVVGGVGVMGGKLLYNLDKAMTEGDGHALEKVLEAISPQAQMELLEFSVNAEAAGFVHDVLGELATTATYRGSQWAVDAGANRLLTGLIKNLPVPVFNPVVREALTLWVGTMLPQMYRGLPIQGTRATAGVGTFLLASSGSHLIRAALAATFQTMTGVEAATFMQNPLALAVGFYITLKLEEIIRAKAMPWVDWVVAAKGIPHLYEGLSQARDRFSEQFLGLNQPWVYDLTRGGAISNVHEKYADYRTLLTEPMWEEHHKFVAPIKRNIERFFAGLATIENWSRGIRATPMVGYYMAKEIQDLTWAYTHAKERLEKEVGKELSEYEVYAEEDSEGHYRYRTWVRQWIDKEHQRMIRADEEYLARSFHSHTDKITELAQQQMGSLELQRKAMEARQSGTYEKFQKDHSSHWVPRNITDNVYAEMLWLQEMQKKEAEAAQGKEIKDKAKGPKNVPEAIGNSLRYLGRELAGHIKVLDQYNRPKDLYPEIAIEQAGYGMICPLGEMGRCLLLPQALKQTLPLRMQHLTPQVEELVKRATGKLIYYDPASFRRRVQQANQKHRQDLIIEAEALQRRPIVY
- a CDS encoding aldehyde dehydrogenase family protein; protein product: MGGFHGHWFGHGDVLKSFTPINGTEIGNVRQCNAEDYEQVVTRAHQAHLKWRSVPAPKRGEVVRQIGDELRRNKKALGTLVTLENGKIRTEGEGEVQEMIDICDFAVGLSRQLYGNTMQSERPQHRMFEQWHPLGVVGVITAFNFPSAVWSWNAALAWVCGDAVLWKPSSQTPLTAIACTKIAARVFERNGYDPALSSLVIGRGSEIGDKILQDRRIPLISATGSCSVGYRVGRIVGERLGRTILELGGNNAIVVADSADLNIASRAILFGAVGTAGQRCTSTRRIICHEKVYSELGRRLVSGYQQVKIGDPLDTETLMGPLIEAGAVEDMMKAIARLKEEGGKVLWGGEKLSGPKHPGNCYVSPCLAEAKNEYKIVQEETFAPILYLIRYKTMDEAIEYHNGVPQGLSSAIFTTNVLESERFLSAVGSDCGIANVNIGTSGAEIGGAFGGEKETGGGRESGSDSWKVYMRRQTNTINWSNELMLAQGIKFGD